Proteins from a genomic interval of Streptomyces fodineus:
- a CDS encoding zinc-binding dehydrogenase: MKRSLHLLRPGSTAVVIGAGSLGQMTIQILRVLSAATTVVAVDTDAGKLETAKRMGADEALFSGDGAITRIKDMTAQQGAQLVLDMVGADPTLRMAAQVARMLGHLTIVGLGGGALPVDFSSPPHECSVASPYWGSLTELMEVITLAQQDKIKMLVEHFPLQRANEAYQLLHDGRIQGRAVNHPSHVNAVVNPNRTLAPRPPALPAERHEADRVTMDM; the protein is encoded by the coding sequence GTGAAGCGGTCGCTGCACCTGCTTCGACCGGGCTCGACCGCGGTCGTGATCGGCGCCGGCAGTCTGGGTCAGATGACTATCCAGATCCTGCGCGTGCTCAGCGCGGCGACCACCGTCGTCGCCGTGGACACCGACGCAGGCAAGCTGGAGACCGCCAAGCGCATGGGCGCCGACGAGGCTCTGTTCTCGGGCGACGGGGCGATCACCCGCATCAAGGACATGACGGCGCAGCAGGGCGCTCAGCTCGTGCTGGACATGGTCGGCGCAGACCCGACACTGCGGATGGCTGCTCAGGTGGCCAGGATGCTCGGCCACCTGACCATTGTCGGCCTCGGCGGCGGAGCCCTGCCCGTCGACTTCTCCAGCCCGCCGCACGAGTGCTCGGTCGCCTCGCCCTACTGGGGGTCCCTCACCGAACTGATGGAAGTGATCACCCTCGCCCAGCAGGACAAGATCAAGATGCTGGTCGAGCACTTTCCCCTGCAACGCGCCAACGAGGCTTACCAGCTCCTGCACGACGGCAGGATCCAGGGACGCGCCGTCAATCACCCCTCACATGTGAATGCCGTCGTCAACCCGAACCGGACACTTGCGCCACGGCCCCCTGCCCTCCCCGCCGAGCGACATGAGGCTGATCGGGTGACGATGGACATGTAG
- a CDS encoding HdeD family acid-resistance protein has protein sequence MTSSSDSPGSVPPRGTEPREGPAAEGIAALANMGWQILLTMGLATIALGVIALVWPGETLRVVGVLFGVYLLATGVFQLAASFGTHVPRHLRVLHFITGAASILLGLLCLRGPLESVFLLALWIGFSWLLRGTLETVAAASDETMPARGWHVAFGIIGTMAGIVMIVMPFASIATLTLVVGVMAIVVGLTEVVRAIRTRVEIGHLAAGTAPQRRPMFHGRPHPQH, from the coding sequence ATGACATCTTCTTCCGATTCCCCGGGTTCCGTTCCGCCACGTGGCACCGAACCACGAGAGGGCCCTGCGGCCGAAGGCATCGCCGCCCTGGCGAACATGGGCTGGCAGATCCTGCTCACCATGGGCCTCGCCACCATCGCCCTGGGCGTCATCGCCCTGGTCTGGCCGGGCGAGACGCTCCGCGTCGTCGGCGTGCTCTTCGGCGTCTACCTGCTGGCCACCGGTGTCTTCCAACTCGCCGCTTCCTTCGGCACCCACGTCCCCCGGCATCTTCGCGTACTGCACTTCATCACCGGCGCGGCCTCCATCCTGTTGGGACTGCTCTGCCTCCGGGGCCCCCTCGAGTCGGTCTTTCTGCTCGCCCTGTGGATCGGCTTCAGCTGGCTGCTTCGGGGCACCTTGGAGACGGTCGCGGCGGCCTCCGATGAGACCATGCCGGCGCGCGGCTGGCACGTGGCCTTCGGCATCATCGGCACCATGGCCGGCATCGTGATGATCGTCATGCCGTTCGCCTCCATCGCGACACTCACGCTGGTAGTGGGCGTCATGGCCATCGTCGTCGGCCTGACCGAAGTGGTCCGTGCCATCAGGACACGCGTCGAGATCGGCCATCTGGCTGCCGGCACGGCCCCCCAGCGGCGCCCCATGTTCCACGGACGTCCGCACCCCCAGCACTGA